One window from the genome of Pungitius pungitius chromosome 14, fPunPun2.1, whole genome shotgun sequence encodes:
- the slc35f4 gene encoding solute carrier family 35 member F4 isoform X1: protein MTSTGGAPERAETPCIRPEPLVDTHLPGKATPTGGGGGGCAAVADGGSKVTANGVHDLENRILRITGYYGYSPGYCSHRREDGSESNAETPGSETSDESRSFQTCTNTALKVLGGLLLVLCVSSSWVGTTQVVKLTFQSFSCPFFISWFSSNWNIFFFPIYYSGLVVTTREKQTPIQKFRECSRLFGEDGMTLKLFVKRTAPFSILWTLTNYLYLMALKKLTATDVSALYCCHKAFVFLLSWIVLKDRFMGVRIVAAIMAITGIVMMAYADGFHGDSFVGVALAVGSASTSALYKVLFKMFLGSANIGEVAHFLSTMGFFNLIFISCVPLILYFTKVEHWGSVSSLPWGYLCGLAGLWLVFNILVHVGVVLTYPILISIGTLLSVPGNAAVDVLKHEVIFSVVRLAATCIICLGFLLLLLPEEWDSATLRFLASIADKKPEEHGGEELTESSVNTRSRSRANGTVSIPLA, encoded by the exons ATGACAAGCACCGGGGGGGCTCCGGAGCGCGCGGAGACGCCGTGCATCCGGCCGGAGCCCCTAGTAGACACGCACTTGCCGGGGAAGGCGACGCCgaccggcggcggcggcggcggctgcgctGCCGTCGCAGACGGCGGCTCCAAAGTGACGGCCAACGGGGTGCACGACTTGGAGAACCGGATCCTGAGGATCACCGGCTACTACGGCTACAGCCCGGGCTACTGCAGCCACAGAA GAGAAGATGGTTCAGAGTCCAACGCAGAGACACCGGGCAGCGAGACCAGCGACGAGAGCCGGTCCTTTCAAACATGTACCAACACAGCTCTGAAGGTGCTGGGCGGTCTTCTGCTGGTgctgtgtgtctcctcctcctgggtGGGTACCACTCAGGTGGTTAAACTGACCTTCCAGTCTTTCTCCTGTCCCTTCTTCATCTCCTGGTTCAGCAGCAACTGGAACATATTCTTCTTCCCCATCTATTACTCCGGACTTGTGGTTACCACGCGTGAGAAGCAGACGCCCATACAGAAATTCAG GGAGTGCAGCAGGCTCTTTGGGGAGGATGGGATGACTCTCAAGCTTTTCGTAAAGAGAACAGCCCCTTTCTCCATCCTGTGGACTCTGACCAACTACCTGTACCTCATGGCCTTGAAGAAACTCACCGCCACCGATGTCTCCGCCCTCTACTGCTGCCACAAGGCCTTCGTCTTTCTCCTGTCCTGGATCGTTCTCAAGGACCGATTCATGGGAGTTCGG ATCGTGGCGGCCATCATGGCCATCACAGGTATTGTGATGATGGCGTACGCGGACGGTTTCCACGGGGATTCCTTCGTGGGCGTAGCATTGGCTGTGGGCTCCGCCAGCACGTCAGCTCTCTACAAG GTGCTGTTCAAGATGTTCCTGGGCAGTGCCAACATTGGAGAAGTGGCTCACTTCCTTTCCACCATGGGCTTCTTCAATCTCATCTTCATCTCCTGCGTGCCCCTCATCCTCTACTTCACCAAAGTAGAGCACTGGGGCTCTGTGTCCTCGCTGCCCTGGGGGTACCTGTGTGGTCTGGCAGGACTGTGGCTGG TGTTCAACATCTTGGTCCACGTTGGCGTGGTGCTGACGTACCCCATCCTCATCTCCATAGGAACCCTGCTCAGTGTTCCGGGCAATGCAG CTGTGGACGTTTTGAAACACGAGGTGATCTTCAGCGTGGTGCGCCTGGCGGCCACCTGCATCATCTGCCTGGGCTTcttgctcctgctgctcccggAGGAGTGGGACTCGGCCACTCTGCGCTTCCTGGCCTCCATCGCGGACAAGAAGCCCGAGGAACACGGCGGCGAGGAGCTGACCGAGTCCAGCGTCAACACCCGGAGCCGCAGCCGGGCCAACGGCACCGTCTCCATTCCCTTGGCGTGA
- the slc35f4 gene encoding solute carrier family 35 member F4 isoform X2, whose protein sequence is MKKHSARVAPLSSYSTQVLTCPVSEGEDGSESNAETPGSETSDESRSFQTCTNTALKVLGGLLLVLCVSSSWVGTTQVVKLTFQSFSCPFFISWFSSNWNIFFFPIYYSGLVVTTREKQTPIQKFRECSRLFGEDGMTLKLFVKRTAPFSILWTLTNYLYLMALKKLTATDVSALYCCHKAFVFLLSWIVLKDRFMGVRIVAAIMAITGIVMMAYADGFHGDSFVGVALAVGSASTSALYKVLFKMFLGSANIGEVAHFLSTMGFFNLIFISCVPLILYFTKVEHWGSVSSLPWGYLCGLAGLWLVFNILVHVGVVLTYPILISIGTLLSVPGNAAVDVLKHEVIFSVVRLAATCIICLGFLLLLLPEEWDSATLRFLASIADKKPEEHGGEELTESSVNTRSRSRANGTVSIPLA, encoded by the exons ATGAAGAAGCACTCAGCCCGAGTGGCTCCTCTCAGCTCGTACAGCACTCAGGTCCTTACCTGCCCCGTCTCTGAAG GAGAAGATGGTTCAGAGTCCAACGCAGAGACACCGGGCAGCGAGACCAGCGACGAGAGCCGGTCCTTTCAAACATGTACCAACACAGCTCTGAAGGTGCTGGGCGGTCTTCTGCTGGTgctgtgtgtctcctcctcctgggtGGGTACCACTCAGGTGGTTAAACTGACCTTCCAGTCTTTCTCCTGTCCCTTCTTCATCTCCTGGTTCAGCAGCAACTGGAACATATTCTTCTTCCCCATCTATTACTCCGGACTTGTGGTTACCACGCGTGAGAAGCAGACGCCCATACAGAAATTCAG GGAGTGCAGCAGGCTCTTTGGGGAGGATGGGATGACTCTCAAGCTTTTCGTAAAGAGAACAGCCCCTTTCTCCATCCTGTGGACTCTGACCAACTACCTGTACCTCATGGCCTTGAAGAAACTCACCGCCACCGATGTCTCCGCCCTCTACTGCTGCCACAAGGCCTTCGTCTTTCTCCTGTCCTGGATCGTTCTCAAGGACCGATTCATGGGAGTTCGG ATCGTGGCGGCCATCATGGCCATCACAGGTATTGTGATGATGGCGTACGCGGACGGTTTCCACGGGGATTCCTTCGTGGGCGTAGCATTGGCTGTGGGCTCCGCCAGCACGTCAGCTCTCTACAAG GTGCTGTTCAAGATGTTCCTGGGCAGTGCCAACATTGGAGAAGTGGCTCACTTCCTTTCCACCATGGGCTTCTTCAATCTCATCTTCATCTCCTGCGTGCCCCTCATCCTCTACTTCACCAAAGTAGAGCACTGGGGCTCTGTGTCCTCGCTGCCCTGGGGGTACCTGTGTGGTCTGGCAGGACTGTGGCTGG TGTTCAACATCTTGGTCCACGTTGGCGTGGTGCTGACGTACCCCATCCTCATCTCCATAGGAACCCTGCTCAGTGTTCCGGGCAATGCAG CTGTGGACGTTTTGAAACACGAGGTGATCTTCAGCGTGGTGCGCCTGGCGGCCACCTGCATCATCTGCCTGGGCTTcttgctcctgctgctcccggAGGAGTGGGACTCGGCCACTCTGCGCTTCCTGGCCTCCATCGCGGACAAGAAGCCCGAGGAACACGGCGGCGAGGAGCTGACCGAGTCCAGCGTCAACACCCGGAGCCGCAGCCGGGCCAACGGCACCGTCTCCATTCCCTTGGCGTGA
- the slc35f4 gene encoding solute carrier family 35 member F4 isoform X3: MTLKLFVKRTAPFSILWTLTNYLYLMALKKLTATDVSALYCCHKAFVFLLSWIVLKDRFMGVRIVAAIMAITGIVMMAYADGFHGDSFVGVALAVGSASTSALYKVLFKMFLGSANIGEVAHFLSTMGFFNLIFISCVPLILYFTKVEHWGSVSSLPWGYLCGLAGLWLVFNILVHVGVVLTYPILISIGTLLSVPGNAAVDVLKHEVIFSVVRLAATCIICLGFLLLLLPEEWDSATLRFLASIADKKPEEHGGEELTESSVNTRSRSRANGTVSIPLA; this comes from the exons ATGACTCTCAAGCTTTTCGTAAAGAGAACAGCCCCTTTCTCCATCCTGTGGACTCTGACCAACTACCTGTACCTCATGGCCTTGAAGAAACTCACCGCCACCGATGTCTCCGCCCTCTACTGCTGCCACAAGGCCTTCGTCTTTCTCCTGTCCTGGATCGTTCTCAAGGACCGATTCATGGGAGTTCGG ATCGTGGCGGCCATCATGGCCATCACAGGTATTGTGATGATGGCGTACGCGGACGGTTTCCACGGGGATTCCTTCGTGGGCGTAGCATTGGCTGTGGGCTCCGCCAGCACGTCAGCTCTCTACAAG GTGCTGTTCAAGATGTTCCTGGGCAGTGCCAACATTGGAGAAGTGGCTCACTTCCTTTCCACCATGGGCTTCTTCAATCTCATCTTCATCTCCTGCGTGCCCCTCATCCTCTACTTCACCAAAGTAGAGCACTGGGGCTCTGTGTCCTCGCTGCCCTGGGGGTACCTGTGTGGTCTGGCAGGACTGTGGCTGG TGTTCAACATCTTGGTCCACGTTGGCGTGGTGCTGACGTACCCCATCCTCATCTCCATAGGAACCCTGCTCAGTGTTCCGGGCAATGCAG CTGTGGACGTTTTGAAACACGAGGTGATCTTCAGCGTGGTGCGCCTGGCGGCCACCTGCATCATCTGCCTGGGCTTcttgctcctgctgctcccggAGGAGTGGGACTCGGCCACTCTGCGCTTCCTGGCCTCCATCGCGGACAAGAAGCCCGAGGAACACGGCGGCGAGGAGCTGACCGAGTCCAGCGTCAACACCCGGAGCCGCAGCCGGGCCAACGGCACCGTCTCCATTCCCTTGGCGTGA
- the ap5m1 gene encoding AP-5 complex subunit mu-1, with the protein MSVRALWIISHEKGEHVSIRFTRRFATVEHRAKSLAGSSYVAVPEDHSVLQLLLTELGLSDSDKYYVALRDDCLHRQRSPALELCVDGPGKGILWPVLAISRGPLTLACLPIVDAPAEPRPPLASLLSVSQGLTLLAGLQTFLLGSGGKPDNEGLASRLAMLPSLLLQVCPLGTPLDVPVSGAPAASAVPTPAGSQKQPFWKTGLHRGRAVVNVALKETVRSMQYGNRSRPDLWDVYGTVMCKCEVEGVLPNVTVTLTLPPNGSPLQDILVHPCVTSLDSCILTASSVDNCDGSAFSGPYKFPFSPPLEPFRLCSYTSQVPVPPILGSYQLREEENQLYVSVTLKLHESVKNSFEYCEAHMPFFNRDQIGVVEVKVSSGQMDVSKEKNLLVWGLGQKFPKSREVSMEGKISFSGPTAGPTDPICTELTAYIKLYFKVPDMTLSGCCVDQHSVQVYSSAKSRIMTSRELQSKEYFIWNSSGTAPVSSGQMML; encoded by the exons ATGAGTGTGCGCGCGTTGTGGATTATTTCTCACGAGAAGGGAGAACATGTGTCAATACGCTTCACAAG gaggtTTGCTACCGTTGAGCACCGCGCAAAGAGCCTCGCAGGTTCCTCATACGTAGCAGTCCCAGAAGACCACAGTGTGCTGCAGCTCCTGCTCACTGAGCTCGGACTTTCAGACTCGGACAAGTACTATGTGGCTCTCAGAGATGATTGCCTACATCGTCAGCGATCACCAGCCCTGGAGCTGTGTGTTGACGGTCCTGGAAAGGGAATACTTTGGCCAGTTTTGGCCATCTCCCGCGGGCCTCTTACCCTGGCCTGCCTGCCCATAGTGGATGCCCCCGCAGAGCCGCGGCCTCCCCTTGCCAGCCTGCTGTCTGTCTCCCAGGGCCTAACACTCTTGGCAGGCCTGCAGACTTTTCTCCTTGGCTCTGGGGGAAAGCCTGATAACGAGGGGCTGGCCTCTCGCTTGGCCATGCTTCCATCTTTACTCTTACAGGTCTGTCCACTTGGCACGCCGCTGGACGTGCCCGTTTCGGGGGCACCTGCTGCATCCGCGGTGCCCACTCCCGCCGGGAGCCAGAAGCAGCCATTCTGGAAGACGGGGCTCCACCGCGGCCGAGCTGTGGTGAACGTGGCACTCAAAGAAACTGTGCGTTCCATGCAGTATGGTAACCGCAGCAGGCCGGACCTGTGGGATGTTTACGGCACCGTGATGTGCAAA TGTGAAGTGGAAGGCGTGCTCCCAAATGTGACCGTGACCCTCACGCTGCCACCAAATGGTTCGCCACTACAGGACATCCTGGTCCACCCTTGTGTGACCTCTCTGGATTCTTGTATTCTGACTGCCAGCAGTGTGGATAACTGTGACGGCTCTGCTTTCTCTGGACCGTACAAgttccccttttctcctcctctggagccCTTCAGGCTATGCAGCTATACATCCCAG GTACCGGTTCCCCCTATCCTCGGCTCTTACCAACTGAGGGAAGAAGAGAACCAGCTGTATGTGTCCGTGACCCTCAAACTTCACGAGAGTGTGAAGAACAGTTTTGAGTACTGTGAGGCACACATGCCATTCTTTAACAG GGATCAGATAGGTGTTGTGGAAGTGAAGGTGAGCTCTGGACAAATGGACGTTTCGAAGGAGAAGAACCTCCTGGTCTGGGGCCTGG GACAAAAGTTCCCTAAATCTCGTGAGGTCTCGATGGAGGGCAAGATCAGCTTTTCCGGGCCGACGGCAGGACCCACGGACCCTATTTGCACAGAACTTACAGCCTATATCAAA TTGTATTTCAAAGTGCCCGACATGACGCTCTCTGGGTGCTGTGTTGACCAGCATTCAGTGCAGGTGTATTCCTCTGCCAAGTCACGGATCATGACGT ctAGAGAACTTCAATCCAAAGAGTACTTCATATGGAATTCAAGTGGAACTGCTCCGGTATCGTCTGGGCAGATGATGCTGTAG
- the exoc5 gene encoding exocyst complex component 5: MATTPQLFEEPFDADEYIERLAWRTPGGGSKGGAEAFDPKRLLEEFENHIEELKQLDEKIQRRVEKLEHQCHREAKEFAHKVQDLQKSNQVAFQHFQELDEHISYVATKVCHLGDQLEGVNTPRQRAVEAQRLMTYFNEFLDGDLRSDVFNNPDKIKEAADIIQKLHLIAQELPFDRFADVKAKIASKYHDLERQLIQEFTAAQRRGEIGRMREVAAVLLHFKGYAHCVDVYIKQCQEGAYLRNDVFEDTAALCQRVNKQVGEVFSSPETVMAKLIQNIFENKLQSHVREKLDGTRHSDVEQYLKNLYDLYTRTTALATKLAEFNLGSDKHTFLSKLIKSIFSSYLESYIEIEKEYLRTRGALILQRYYDSKNHQKRTIGTGSIQELKERIRQRTNLPLGSMVDTHGETFLSPELVVNLLQETRHAFERCNRLSDPSDLPKNAFSIFLLLVDHLCVDHIDYALEIGLSAIPSSDAKNANLYFLDVVQQANSIFHLFDKQFNDQLMPLISSSPKLAECLHKKKEVIEQMEVKLDTGIDRTINCMVGQMKHILATEQKKTDFKPEDENNVMIQYTTACTKVCAYVSRQVEHVRKSMDGKNVDTVLTELGVRFHRLTHEHLQQYSYSSMGGMLAICDVAEYRRCAKDFKVPLVLQLFDTLHALCNLLVVAPDNLKQVCSGEQLTNLDRNLLHAFVQLRVDYRSARLGRHFS, translated from the exons ATGGCGACAACACCTCAGCTGTTCGAG GAGCCCTTTGATGCAGATGAGTACATCGAGAGGTTGGCATGGAGGACACCTGGGGGAGGCTCCAAAGGAGGAGCTGAGGCATTTGACCCCAAAAG GCTGTTGGAGGAATTCGAGAACCACATCGAAGAGCTGAAGCAGTTGGACGAGAAGATCCAGCGGCGAGTGGAGAAGCTTGAGCATCAGTGTCACCGCGAGGCCAAGGAATTTGCCCACAAAGTGCAAGACTTGCAAAAAAGCAACCAG GTGGCCTTTCAACATTTCCAGGAGCTTGATGAGCACATAAGCTATGTGGCGACAAAGGTTTGCCACCTTGGCGACCAGCTGGAGGGGGTGAACACGCCTCGGCAGAGGGCCGTGGAGGCTCAGCGTCTAATGACCTACTTCAACGAGTTCCTGGACGGGGACCTACGCAGCGATGTCTTCAATAACCCCGACAAG ATTAAGGAGGCCGCTGATATAATTCAGAAGCTGCATCTCATTGCCCAGGAGCTGCCATTCGACAG ATTTGCAGATGTCAAGGCAAAAATTGCAA GTAAGTACCACGACCTGGAGAGGCAGTTGATCCAGGAGTTCACAGCTGCACAGCGCAGGGGGGAGATTGGACGTATGCGGGAGGTGGCAGCGGTTCTATTACATTTCAAG GGCTACGCGCACTGTGTGGATGTCTATATCAAGCAGTGTCAGGAA GGGGCCTACCTGAGGAACGATGTGTTTGAGGACACTGCGGCCCTCTGCCAGAGGGTCAACAAGCAGGTGGGCGAGGTCTTCAGCAGTCCAGAGACGGTGATGGCCAAACTCATTCAGAACATCTTTGAAAACAAATTGCAG AGCCACGTCAGAGAGAAACTGGATGGAACGCGACACTCGGACGTGGAGCAATACCTTAAGAACCTCTATGATCTCTACACCAG GACCACCGCATTGGCCACTAAACTGGCTGAGTTCAACCTCGGCTCAGACAAGCACACTTTCCTGTCTAAGCTGATAAAGAGCATCTTCTCCTCATACCTCGAAAGCTACATTGAGATCGAGAAGGAATACCTTCGCACTAGAGGGGCCTTGATTCTGCAGCGCTACTACGACTCCAAGAATCACCAGAAGCGCACCATTGGCACCGGCAG TATCCAAGAACTGAAGGAGCGGATCAGACAGCGCACTAACCTCCCCCTCGGCTCCATGGTTGACACCCATGGGGAGACCTTTCTGTCTCCAGAGCTAGTTGTAAACCTGCTGCAGGAGACGCGTCATGCCTTTGAGCGATGCAACAGG CTTTCAGATCCTTCAGACCTGCCCAAGAATGCCTTCTCTatcttcctgctgctggtcGACCATCTGTGTGTGGATCACATTGACTACGCTCTAGAGATTGGCCTCTCAG CAATTCCCTCATCGGATGCCAAGAATGCCAACCTCTACTTCCTGGACGTCGTTCAACAGGCCAACTCTATCTTCCACTTGTTTGACAAGCAGTTTAATGACCAGCTCATGCCTCTCATAAG ctcctctccaAAGTTGGCCGAGTGCCTGCACAAGAAGAAAGAGGTGATTGAGCAGATGGAAGTGAAACTGGACACAGGAATTGACCG AACAATAAACTGCATGGTGGGCCAGATGAAGCACATCTTGGCGACGGAGCAGAAAAAGACAGATTTCAAGCCCGAGGACGAGAACAACGTCATGATCCAGTACACCACA GCTTGCACCAAGGTATGCGCCTACGTCAGTCGGCAGGTGGAGCATGTGCGGAAGTCCATGGACGGGAAAAACGTGGACACGGTGCTGACCGAGTTGGGCGTTCGTTTTCACCGGCTCACCCACGAGCACCTACAGCAGTACAGCTACAGCTCAATGGGAGGCATGCTGGCCATCTGCGACGTGGCTGAATACCGACGATGCGCCAAGGATTTCAAG GTTCCTTTGGTGCTGCAGCTCTTCGACACACTTCACGCCCTCTGCAACCTCCTGGTGGTTGCCCCTGACAACCTGAAGCAGGTTTGTTCAGGTGAGCAGCTGACCAATCTGGACCGAAACCTCCTGCACGCCTTCGTCCAGCTCAGAGTGGACTACCGCTCGGCCAGGCTGGGCCGACACTTCAGTTAA